The following coding sequences are from one Nitrosopumilaceae archaeon window:
- the hisF gene encoding imidazole glycerol phosphate synthase subunit HisF — MTLTKRVIPCLDVDKGRVVKGMHFASIKDAGDPVLLAEKYSNEGADELVFLDITASEQQRETIKTLVTKVAQVIDIPFTVGGGVKTLQHARDILLSGADKVAINTGAVKNPEILTKLMEIFGKQCVVVAMDVKRNYDFKKGKNIFSNNSEKFWFEVYIYGGKTPTGLDAIEWAKEVERRGAGEILLTSIDMDGTKEGYDVQLTKEIVNAVNIPVIASGGCGKPKHMLDVFLQTNVDAALAASIFHYKTHSVDRVKEYLKENGVPVRI, encoded by the coding sequence ATGACTTTAACCAAGAGAGTAATTCCTTGTTTGGATGTAGACAAGGGAAGAGTTGTAAAAGGCATGCACTTTGCTTCCATAAAAGATGCAGGTGATCCTGTTCTATTGGCTGAAAAATACAGCAATGAAGGGGCTGATGAGCTTGTCTTTCTTGATATCACTGCATCAGAACAACAAAGGGAAACAATCAAAACACTTGTCACTAAAGTTGCTCAAGTTATAGATATCCCATTTACAGTTGGCGGTGGTGTAAAAACGTTACAACATGCTAGAGACATTTTGTTAAGTGGCGCAGATAAAGTTGCAATAAACACTGGTGCTGTAAAAAATCCCGAAATTTTGACAAAACTTATGGAAATTTTTGGTAAACAGTGTGTTGTTGTTGCAATGGATGTAAAACGTAATTATGATTTTAAAAAGGGAAAAAATATTTTTTCCAATAACTCTGAAAAATTTTGGTTTGAAGTGTATATCTATGGTGGAAAGACTCCGACAGGCCTTGATGCAATAGAATGGGCAAAGGAAGTTGAAAGACGTGGTGCTGGTGAGATACTTCTTACAAGTATAGATATGGATGGCACAAAAGAAGGCTATGATGTTCAGTTAACAAAGGAAATTGTAAACGCTGTTAACATACCTGTAATTGCCTCTGGAGGATGTGGAAAACCAAAACACATGCTAGATGTTTTTCTTCAAACTAATGTTGATGCAGCTTTAGCAGCATCAATATTTCATTATAAGACACATTCTGTAGACAGGGTTAAAGAATATCTAAAAGAAAATGGTGTTCCTGTTAGAATATAG
- the hisI gene encoding phosphoribosyl-AMP cyclohydrolase, with protein MKKTIEEIDFAKGDGLIPVIVQDVNSKEVLTLAYTNKESLALTQKTGNSWFWSRSRNKLWMKGEESGNTQKVREILVDCDSDAIIYLVEPAGPACHTGKRVCFHNSLEK; from the coding sequence ATGAAAAAAACAATTGAAGAGATTGATTTTGCAAAAGGAGATGGCCTCATTCCAGTTATAGTACAAGATGTAAATTCAAAGGAGGTTCTCACATTAGCATACACAAATAAAGAATCACTTGCACTAACACAAAAAACAGGAAACTCGTGGTTTTGGAGTAGATCTAGAAACAAGTTATGGATGAAAGGAGAAGAATCTGGAAATACACAAAAAGTAAGAGAGATTCTAGTTGACTGTGACTCTGATGCGATAATTTATCTTGTAGAACCAGCGGGACCTGCATGTCATACTGGTAAAAGAGTCTGTTTTCACAACTCCCTTGAAAAATAA
- a CDS encoding threonine synthase, producing MLTTIKSLQCRECKKEYAPTFKYICDECFGPLDVHYDFPSVNKNTFTNREHTYWRYFELLPIAKKSNIVSIGAGMTPLIKAEKLGEALGLNNLYIKNDSVNPTFSFKDRPAGIAVSKAKEFGLSAVGCASTGNLASATAAHAAKGGFPCYVFAPSDIEHAKITQALAYGANFIAVDGTYDDANRIAAQIGDSKGIGIVNINMRSYYVEGSKTLAFEVAEQLNWQVPDNLVIPVGSGAMLNAICKGFEELESLSLLGKVSNMHMIAAQPRGCAPIVDAFKKNSSDVIPVESPDTIAKSLAIGDPGDGRYVLKRLKQYNGYAEESSNREILEAILLLAKTEGIFTEPAGGVAVAVLKKMIEERKIDKNESTVCYVTGNGLKATEVLMEILSKPETMQADIAKISAMVR from the coding sequence ATCTTGACTACGATAAAATCATTGCAGTGCAGAGAATGCAAAAAAGAGTATGCCCCTACATTCAAGTACATTTGTGATGAATGCTTTGGACCACTGGATGTGCATTATGATTTTCCATCTGTAAACAAAAATACATTTACAAATCGTGAACACACATACTGGAGATATTTTGAACTACTCCCAATAGCAAAGAAATCAAACATAGTTAGCATTGGAGCTGGCATGACTCCTCTGATAAAGGCAGAAAAACTTGGTGAAGCTCTTGGCTTGAATAATTTATATATCAAAAATGATTCTGTAAATCCAACATTTTCATTCAAAGACAGACCTGCAGGAATCGCGGTATCAAAGGCAAAAGAATTTGGTCTTTCTGCTGTGGGATGTGCATCAACAGGAAACCTAGCATCAGCAACTGCGGCTCATGCTGCAAAAGGTGGTTTTCCATGTTATGTGTTTGCACCAAGTGACATAGAACATGCAAAAATCACGCAAGCTCTTGCGTATGGTGCCAATTTTATTGCAGTTGACGGAACATATGATGATGCAAATAGAATTGCGGCGCAGATAGGTGACAGCAAAGGAATTGGAATTGTAAACATAAACATGCGTTCATACTATGTAGAAGGATCAAAGACTTTGGCATTTGAAGTTGCTGAACAACTCAACTGGCAAGTGCCAGACAATCTAGTAATACCTGTTGGGAGCGGAGCAATGTTAAATGCAATATGTAAAGGATTTGAAGAACTAGAAAGTCTCTCTTTGCTAGGTAAAGTTTCTAACATGCACATGATTGCAGCTCAGCCACGTGGATGTGCACCTATTGTTGACGCATTTAAGAAAAATAGTTCTGATGTTATACCTGTAGAAAGTCCAGATACAATAGCAAAAAGTTTGGCAATTGGAGATCCTGGTGACGGAAGATACGTACTAAAAAGACTAAAACAGTACAATGGTTATGCTGAAGAATCATCTAACCGAGAAATTCTTGAGGCCATATTGTTACTTGCAAAAACAGAAGGAATCTTCACAGAACCTGCAGGGGGAGTGGCTGTTGCCGTTTTGAAAAAGATGATAGAAGAAAGAAAGATTGACAAAAATGAATCTACAGTTTGTTATGTGACAGGAAATGGACTAAAGGCAACTGAGGTTTTGATGGAAATTCTGTCAAAGCCTGAAACAATGCAAGCAGATATAGCAAAAATTTCTGCAATGGTGAGATAA
- a CDS encoding ThiF family adenylyltransferase produces MASIKFTIPSVLNKGGGEKKVDVLAVTLSEAFAKISQTMGDEFQRRVLNPDGTPRSLINIYINGKNMRFSGGMQTILKDGDEVYILPAVAGGSELSSRDLDRYSRQVMLEEIGYEGQLRLKNAKVCVVGIGGLGNPIVSRLVAMGIGKIRIVDRDVVELSNLHRQTMFDESDVGQIKVEAAAKKLKKMNSDVSIEALPVSVNDYTALDIVEGCDVVVDALDSVNARYSLNKACVAKKIPFVTGAAVGISGQAFTILPNQTACYHCLFPALDEDSMPTCSTEGVHPSILSIIGGIEVAEAVKIVIGKKPSLANKLLYVDLDNMEFSSTIFSKVDECPVCGTGKKEELPKEELIIEELCGRNRGKRTFSITPTQMFNLDVTKVTNNAEKKGFKIQNQGEMGFSISSNDIFVSFLKRGSAVIVGEKDEGSAITLYKTLISI; encoded by the coding sequence TTGGCAAGCATAAAGTTCACAATTCCATCTGTTTTAAACAAAGGTGGAGGAGAAAAAAAAGTAGATGTTTTGGCAGTAACACTTTCGGAAGCATTTGCTAAAATTTCACAAACCATGGGAGATGAGTTTCAAAGACGTGTTTTAAACCCAGATGGCACTCCACGCTCTCTTATCAATATCTACATCAATGGAAAAAACATGCGATTTTCTGGGGGAATGCAAACAATACTAAAAGACGGTGATGAAGTTTACATACTTCCTGCAGTAGCAGGAGGATCTGAGCTTTCAAGTAGAGATCTTGATAGATACTCAAGACAAGTCATGCTAGAAGAGATTGGTTATGAAGGGCAGCTTAGACTAAAAAACGCCAAAGTTTGTGTTGTAGGAATAGGTGGATTAGGAAACCCGATTGTTTCAAGACTTGTTGCAATGGGTATTGGAAAAATAAGAATAGTAGATAGAGATGTAGTTGAATTATCTAACTTGCACAGACAGACAATGTTTGATGAATCAGATGTTGGCCAGATTAAAGTTGAAGCTGCAGCAAAGAAACTAAAAAAAATGAATTCAGATGTTTCAATAGAAGCGTTACCTGTGTCTGTAAATGATTACACAGCTTTGGATATAGTAGAAGGATGTGATGTTGTTGTTGATGCATTAGACAGTGTTAATGCAAGATACTCTCTTAACAAGGCATGTGTTGCAAAAAAAATTCCATTTGTTACTGGAGCTGCAGTTGGAATTTCTGGACAGGCATTTACAATTTTACCAAATCAAACTGCATGCTATCATTGTTTATTTCCCGCATTAGATGAAGATTCCATGCCAACATGCAGTACAGAAGGAGTTCATCCGTCAATTCTTTCTATCATAGGAGGAATCGAAGTTGCAGAAGCAGTCAAAATTGTTATTGGAAAAAAACCAAGTCTTGCAAACAAATTGCTTTATGTTGATTTGGATAACATGGAGTTTAGTTCAACCATTTTTTCAAAAGTAGATGAATGTCCCGTTTGTGGAACTGGCAAAAAAGAAGAACTACCAAAAGAAGAACTAATAATAGAAGAGCTTTGTGGCCGTAATAGGGGAAAACGTACATTTTCTATAACTCCAACTCAAATGTTTAATCTTGATGTAACCAAAGTAACAAACAATGCAGAAAAAAAGGGATTCAAAATACAAAATCAGGGAGAGATGGGTTTTTCCATTTCATCAAATGATATCTTTGTAAGTTTCCTTAAACGTGGGTCTGCTGTTATAGTAGGGGAAAAGGACGAAGGATCTGCAATTACGCTATACAAGACACTAATTAGCATATGA
- a CDS encoding heme transporter CcmC, producing the protein MALVIIPQIHFANAALGGQVSEKQYVNIRAEVWNLFFRMTTAAFTVGAVVSGTMIWLCWRFRESHPKNKDYRTKWEHLDDPTSGDHAGGH; encoded by the coding sequence GTGGCTCTTGTCATCATACCACAAATTCATTTTGCTAATGCTGCCCTAGGAGGACAAGTTTCAGAAAAACAATATGTCAATATCAGAGCTGAAGTTTGGAATCTCTTTTTCAGAATGACAACAGCTGCCTTTACCGTTGGTGCTGTGGTTTCAGGAACTATGATCTGGCTGTGTTGGAGATTTAGAGAATCACATCCCAAAAATAAAGATTATAGAACCAAATGGGAGCATTTGGATGATCCAACATCTGGAGATCATGCAGGTGGTCATTAG